Proteins encoded in a region of the Vitis riparia cultivar Riparia Gloire de Montpellier isolate 1030 chromosome 7, EGFV_Vit.rip_1.0, whole genome shotgun sequence genome:
- the LOC117918143 gene encoding cytokinin dehydrogenase 3-like → MAKSCPISTSFIIISVLSHFTSSIGLRPWPDVLPYELQSLDIASRLRVDPDATRMASRDFGRLVHPPNPAAVLYPSSIEDIASLVKFSYNHSSPFSIAARGQGHSLRGQAMASHGVVVEMRSLNNCSCGSGIRVTKNPIWGSYADVGGEQEWIDVLQATLKHGLAPVSWTDYLYLTIGGTLSNAGISGQTFRHGPQISNVYEMDVLTGKGELVTCSKDTNSELFFAVLGGLGQFGIITRARIALEPAPKRVKWIQMLYDDFSTFSRDQEHLISINGLDYLEGSLFMQNSPPNSWRSSFSPSEYPRISSLISKNGIIYCLEVVKYYDELTSHTVDEELQELLKGLNFLPGFVFTKDVSLVDFLNRVHSGELNLRAKGLWDVPHPWLNLFVPRSSISDFNSGVFRDILPKINQTTGPFLVYPMIRNKWDDRTSAVIPDEDIFYTVGVLHSSGADDWEPLENQNKEILKFCDKAGIKIKRYLSRYTTKEDWMNHFGPKWRTFEDRKAQFDPKMILSPGQQIFNSV, encoded by the exons ATGGCTAAGAGTTGTCCAATCTCAACCTCTTTCATTATCATCAGTGTTTTAAGCCATTTTACATCAAGCATAGGGTTAAGACCATGGCCTGATGTGCTCCCATATGAACTCCAGTCCCTCGATATTGCGTCTCGACTCAGGGTGGATCCCGATGCCACTAGAATGGCCTCCAGGGATTTTGGTAGACTTGTTCATCCACCAAATCCAGCTGCAGTTCTTTATCCTTCTTCCATAGAAGATATTGCATCTCTAGTCAAGTTCTCTTATAATCATTCCTCTCCTTTTAGTATAGCCGCCAGGGGCCAAGGCCATTCCCTCCGCGGACAAGCCATGGCTTCTCATGGGGTTGTGGTGGAGATGAGATCGTTAAATAACTGCAGCTGTGGAAGTGGGATCAGGGTTACCAAGAATCCGATATGGGGTTCCTATGCTGATGTCGGGGGTGAGCAGGAATGGATTGATGTACTGCAAGCTACGCTCAAACATGGACTTGCACCAGTGTCGTGGACTGACTATTTGTACCTAACAATTGGTGGTACACTCTCTAATGCCGGAATTAGCGGCCAGACATTCCGCCATGGTCCTCAGATCAGCAACGTCTATGAAATGGATGTTCTTACTG GTAAAGGGGAACTTGTGACTTGTTCCAAAGACACAAACTCCGAGCTGTTTTTTGCGGTTCTAGGAGGTCTCGGGCAGTTTGGGATTATAACAAGAGCAAGGATCGCTCTAGAACCCGCACCAAAAAGA GTAAAATGGATACAGATGCTTTACGATGACTTCTCCACATTTTCTAGAGACCAGGAACATTTGATTTCAATCAATGGACTGGACTATTTGGAAGGTTCACTCTTCATGCAAAATAGTCCTCCTAATAGCTGGAGATCCTCTTTCTCACCCTCTGAATACCCGAGAATATCTTCACTAATATCTAAGAATGGCATCATCTACTGCCTTGAAGTGGTCAAGTATTACGATGAACTCACAAGCCATACAGTTGATGAG GAACTCCAGGAGCTGCTTAAAGGCTTGAATTTCCTTCCTGGTTTTGTTTTCACAAAAGATGTCTCCTTAGTAGATTTTCTAAACCGAGTTCATAGCGGAGAGCTAAATCTTCGAGCAAAAGGACTGTGGGATGTTCCTCATCCATGGCTGAATCTCTTTGTTCCGAGATCCAGTATCTCAGACTTCAACTCAGGTGTCTTCAGGGACATTCTCCCCAAAATAAACCAGACCACTGGACCATTCCTCGTCTACCCAATGATCCGGAACAA GTGGGATGATAGGACGTCTGCAGTTATACCAGATGAAGATATATTCTACACTGTAGGAGTGTTGCATTCAAGTGGGGCTGATGACTGGGAACCCTTGGagaatcaaaacaaagaaatactGAAGTTTTGTGATAAAGCTGGTATCAAGATTAAGCGGTACCTTTCCCGCTACACAACCAAGGAAGATTGGATGAATCATTTCGGCCCGAAATGGAGGACTTTTGAAGACAGGAAAGCTCAGTTTGatccaaaaatgatattatcaCCTGGACAGCAAATTTTCAATTCCGTTTAA